The following are from one region of the Thermoanaerobaculia bacterium genome:
- a CDS encoding ATP-binding cassette domain-containing protein, whose amino-acid sequence MNRAFFELRQVSKSFGPVQVLQKADIEVRKGETLVILGPSGSGKSVSLRLLVGLDRCDEGEILVDGTTITNLGESELWEFRKRIGFLFQGGALFDSLTVFENIAFPLREHRDLTEEEIARIVEEKLDMVELEGTGHLHPSSLSGGMQKRAALARALALDPEAILYDEPTTGLDPPTADTINDLIVHLNERLKVTSIVVTHDIHCALKVAHRIAILNNKKFPEVLNREDMKTTTHETFREFLHASEVHLE is encoded by the coding sequence ATGAATCGGGCTTTCTTTGAACTTCGGCAGGTCTCAAAATCCTTCGGTCCCGTTCAGGTCTTGCAGAAGGCGGATATTGAAGTACGCAAGGGAGAAACCCTCGTGATCCTGGGACCGTCGGGTAGCGGGAAGAGCGTCAGCCTTCGTCTTCTTGTAGGGCTCGATCGGTGTGACGAGGGAGAGATACTGGTTGACGGGACCACGATCACGAACCTCGGCGAGAGCGAGCTGTGGGAGTTCCGGAAGAGGATCGGTTTTCTCTTTCAGGGAGGTGCTCTCTTCGATTCTCTGACTGTCTTCGAAAATATTGCATTTCCCCTGCGGGAACATCGCGACCTGACGGAAGAAGAGATTGCCCGGATTGTCGAGGAAAAGCTGGACATGGTGGAACTTGAGGGAACGGGCCACCTCCATCCTTCTTCGCTCAGTGGAGGTATGCAGAAGAGGGCCGCCCTGGCGCGGGCGCTGGCCCTTGATCCGGAGGCCATTCTCTATGACGAACCCACGACAGGCCTCGACCCTCCCACCGCTGATACGATTAACGACCTGATCGTACATCTCAATGAACGGCTGAAGGTGACATCCATTGTTGTGACTCATGATATTCACTGTGCCCTGAAAGTCGCCCATCGAATTGCCATCCTGAACAATAAAAAATTTCCCGAGGTTCTGAATCGGGAGGATATGAAAACTACAACTCACGAAACGTTTCGAGAGTTTTTACATGCTTCGGAGGTGCACCTTGAATGA
- a CDS encoding UDP-glucose/GDP-mannose dehydrogenase family protein, which translates to MKIAVAGTGYVGLVTGACLADFGTKVTCVDKVPEKIEALKRGEIPIYEPGLDLLVAKNMRADRLSFSTDLDQAVRESEVIFIAVGTPPLPDGSADLTFVREVARTIGKNMKGYTVIVNKSTVPIGTGKLVRDIVLAENPEAEFSVVSNPEFLREGSAIKDFMEPDRVVLGIDNDRAESIMKEVYKPLYHLEIPFLITNVESAELIKYASNGFLATKISFINEIAVLCELMGGDVLDVARGMGLDERIGPRFLQPGPGFGGSCFPKDSSALVDISRKAGYSFQIMESVIEVNRAIKDRMVDKVRKALGGEFQGKTVGLLGLAFKPETDDIRDTPALPILEGLQREGATVRAFDPAAMENMKEVFPDITYCTNAYETATGVDCLVLVTEWNQFRFLQFERLIPLMRQPLIVDLRNIYEADMMRRIGVTYHCVGRPTCR; encoded by the coding sequence ATGAAGATTGCAGTAGCTGGAACGGGGTATGTCGGACTCGTCACAGGCGCATGCCTGGCCGATTTCGGCACGAAGGTCACCTGTGTGGACAAGGTTCCGGAAAAGATCGAAGCCCTGAAGCGGGGAGAAATCCCCATTTACGAACCCGGGCTGGATCTTCTGGTGGCGAAAAATATGCGGGCTGACCGGCTCAGCTTTTCCACCGATCTCGATCAGGCAGTCCGGGAATCGGAAGTCATCTTCATTGCCGTGGGAACGCCTCCCCTCCCCGATGGTTCGGCCGACCTCACCTTTGTGAGGGAGGTGGCCCGGACGATCGGAAAAAACATGAAGGGATACACCGTCATCGTCAATAAGAGCACCGTTCCCATCGGAACAGGGAAGCTTGTCCGCGACATCGTTCTGGCAGAAAACCCCGAAGCCGAATTTTCCGTCGTTTCCAACCCGGAATTCCTCCGTGAGGGTTCGGCCATCAAGGATTTCATGGAGCCCGACCGCGTGGTTCTGGGGATTGACAATGACCGCGCCGAAAGTATCATGAAGGAGGTCTACAAACCCCTTTACCACCTTGAAATTCCCTTCCTCATCACCAACGTGGAGTCCGCCGAACTGATCAAATACGCCTCAAACGGATTTCTGGCGACGAAGATTTCCTTCATCAACGAAATCGCCGTCCTCTGTGAGCTTATGGGAGGAGATGTCCTGGATGTGGCCCGTGGTATGGGCCTGGACGAGAGAATCGGGCCCCGGTTTCTCCAGCCTGGTCCCGGGTTCGGGGGTTCCTGCTTCCCCAAGGACAGCTCGGCGCTGGTGGACATTTCCAGAAAGGCCGGCTATTCATTCCAGATCATGGAATCGGTGATTGAGGTCAATCGGGCCATCAAGGATCGCATGGTGGATAAAGTTCGAAAGGCTCTCGGGGGTGAGTTTCAGGGGAAAACGGTGGGTCTCCTTGGACTGGCCTTCAAGCCGGAGACCGATGATATCCGGGACACGCCGGCCCTTCCGATCCTGGAGGGCCTTCAAAGGGAAGGAGCAACGGTTCGGGCCTTCGATCCGGCCGCCATGGAGAACATGAAGGAAGTCTTCCCCGATATCACTTACTGTACCAATGCCTACGAAACAGCTACAGGCGTCGACTGCCTCGTCCTGGTTACCGAATGGAACCAGTTCCGGTTCCTGCAGTTTGAACGGCTGATTCCGCTGATGCGGCAGCCCCTGATCGTCGACCTCCGCAACATCTACGAAGCCGATATGATGCGCCGGATCGGGGTTACCTATCACTGCGTGGGGCGTCCTACATGCCGCTGA
- a CDS encoding MlaD family protein, with amino-acid sequence MNEERSVYMKVGLFVGGTLAVLALLIFFIGDEQNLFLKMNRYTLLFTSAEGLDVGNPVKLNGVKVGRITAINLPLEPEESKITIEVAIDKRYNSLIRTDSRARIRSLGLLGDKYIEITGGSTDTSCLIPGGMIPSIEPTDMTQLLSRGEDTMDNLLAISTSLKDILDHVSRGDSPVTSIMERANSSLGRLDRILARLERGTGTAGKLISDPDFGAEILGNLQQASRNLKTISETMAQDLSTPGTVYDQLMRDQAAGERTAELIENLSEISSALARISDTLEARDNALLPRLMKDEAFAREFLNDLQRAADHIASIAEKVDKGDGSASLLINDPSIYEGIHHVLYGINQSKFISWYIRKKREKGEKADEP; translated from the coding sequence TTGAATGAAGAACGTTCGGTCTATATGAAGGTAGGTCTCTTTGTCGGGGGTACACTTGCCGTCCTCGCTCTCCTGATCTTTTTTATCGGGGACGAACAGAATCTCTTTCTTAAGATGAATCGATACACCCTCCTCTTTACTTCCGCAGAAGGTCTGGATGTGGGAAATCCTGTCAAGTTAAACGGGGTTAAGGTGGGGCGAATCACCGCCATCAACCTGCCGCTCGAACCTGAAGAGTCAAAAATCACCATTGAGGTTGCCATTGATAAACGCTATAACAGCCTGATTCGAACCGATTCCCGTGCGCGAATCCGTTCCCTGGGCTTGCTTGGAGACAAGTACATAGAAATCACAGGGGGAAGCACGGACACGTCCTGCCTGATCCCCGGAGGCATGATTCCCTCCATCGAGCCGACAGATATGACCCAGCTCCTCAGCCGCGGGGAAGATACGATGGACAACCTGCTCGCCATATCCACCAGTCTGAAGGACATCCTTGACCATGTCTCCAGGGGCGATTCTCCCGTAACCTCCATCATGGAGCGTGCCAATTCCAGCCTGGGAAGGCTGGACCGCATCCTCGCCAGGCTGGAGAGAGGGACGGGAACTGCGGGCAAGCTGATCAGCGATCCCGATTTCGGAGCCGAAATCCTTGGGAATCTCCAGCAGGCCTCCCGTAACCTGAAAACGATCTCTGAGACGATGGCCCAGGATCTATCCACACCGGGAACCGTTTACGATCAGCTCATGCGAGACCAGGCGGCCGGAGAACGCACGGCTGAACTCATTGAGAATCTGAGTGAGATCAGTAGCGCGCTGGCTCGAATTAGTGATACACTGGAAGCCCGGGACAACGCCCTCCTCCCCCGCCTCATGAAGGACGAGGCCTTTGCCCGGGAATTTTTAAATGATCTCCAGAGGGCTGCCGATCACATCGCATCTATCGCCGAAAAGGTGGACAAGGGTGATGGAAGTGCCTCCCTTCTGATTAACGATCCTTCGATTTATGAGGGAATCCATCACGTGCTCTACGGGATCAATCAGTCAAAGTTTATTTCGTGGTACATAAGAAAAAAACGGGAGAAAGGAGAGAAAGCAGATGAACCATGA
- a CDS encoding GDP-mannose 4,6-dehydratase — protein MNHDPILITGGAGFIGSHLTGRLLMSGHEVVVIDDFNDYYDPRIKRTNVKEHSASRKFTLVEEDICNAEAVDRLFETYRFPMVVHLAARAGVRPSLEDPLLYERVNGIGTLNILESCRKYGCSNLIFGSSSSVYGTQSKVPFAEDDPITCPISPYATTKRANELMCYSYHHLFDINITCLRFFTVYGPRQRPEMAIHKFTRLIHSGQEIPVFGDGNAQRDYTYIDDILQGILASMSRCYPFEIINLGGHRTTSLATLIELIEKAVGKKARIKSFPDQPGDVPITYADISRAQKLLDYEPMTPITDGIGKFVDWYISTQGGKA, from the coding sequence ATGAACCATGATCCGATCCTGATCACAGGAGGTGCAGGATTCATCGGCTCTCATCTCACGGGACGCCTTCTCATGTCGGGGCACGAAGTTGTCGTGATCGACGATTTCAATGACTATTACGATCCCCGGATCAAGCGAACCAATGTAAAGGAACATTCCGCTTCCAGAAAGTTTACGCTTGTGGAAGAGGATATCTGCAATGCGGAAGCCGTGGACCGTCTCTTCGAGACCTACCGTTTCCCCATGGTGGTCCACCTTGCGGCCCGTGCCGGAGTCCGCCCCTCCCTGGAGGACCCTCTCCTTTACGAACGGGTGAACGGGATCGGAACCCTGAACATCCTGGAATCCTGCCGAAAATACGGCTGTTCCAATCTGATTTTCGGTTCTTCATCCTCGGTGTACGGAACCCAGAGCAAGGTTCCCTTTGCCGAAGATGACCCCATCACATGCCCGATTTCTCCCTACGCCACGACCAAGCGTGCCAATGAGCTGATGTGTTATTCCTACCATCATCTTTTCGACATCAACATTACGTGCCTCCGATTCTTTACCGTGTACGGCCCTCGTCAGAGACCTGAAATGGCCATCCACAAGTTCACCCGCCTCATCCACAGCGGGCAGGAGATCCCGGTCTTTGGAGATGGAAATGCCCAGAGGGATTACACCTACATCGACGACATCCTTCAGGGAATCCTGGCCTCCATGAGCCGATGCTACCCCTTCGAGATCATAAACCTGGGAGGGCATCGGACCACATCCCTGGCCACGCTGATCGAGCTGATCGAAAAAGCCGTGGGGAAAAAAGCCCGGATCAAGTCCTTTCCCGATCAGCCCGGCGACGTTCCGATCACCTATGCGGACATCTCCAGGGCACAGAAGCTCCTTGATTACGAACCGATGACACCCATTACGGACGGAATTGGTAAATTTGTGGACTGGTATATCTCAACCCAGGGGGGCAAAGCATGA
- a CDS encoding ABC transporter permease → MFLNIHLENLGGLTTLTLRTLSALRRRPFEWGSIVRQMEAIGVASLSITNITALFTGMVLALQTAYALAFFGAKLFIGEVVGLSLVRELGPVLTALMVGGRVGAGITAELGSMAVTQQVDAIRVMAADPVKKLVLPRVTATFIVLPLLTILAIMLGILGGLLVAVVELNVSASFYFTHVMRTVTLQDLFTGVGKSFFFALIISVIACYNGLNTRGGATGVGRATTETVVMASIGVLVSDFFITKIFMILL, encoded by the coding sequence ATGTTTCTTAACATACATCTGGAGAACCTCGGCGGCCTGACTACCCTTACGCTACGCACGCTTTCCGCGTTGCGCCGACGGCCCTTCGAATGGGGCTCCATCGTCCGCCAAATGGAAGCGATCGGTGTCGCTTCCCTTTCCATCACCAACATCACCGCCCTCTTTACCGGAATGGTCCTGGCCCTCCAGACAGCTTATGCTCTGGCATTCTTTGGGGCCAAGCTCTTCATCGGAGAGGTCGTAGGACTCTCCCTGGTCCGCGAACTCGGCCCGGTTCTCACCGCTCTCATGGTGGGAGGACGCGTCGGAGCCGGCATTACCGCCGAGCTGGGGTCCATGGCAGTCACACAGCAGGTGGACGCGATCCGGGTCATGGCCGCGGACCCCGTCAAGAAACTTGTACTTCCCCGTGTCACCGCAACATTTATCGTCCTGCCCCTCCTGACGATCCTGGCGATCATGCTGGGAATTTTGGGCGGACTCCTTGTCGCGGTAGTCGAGCTTAATGTGTCCGCATCCTTTTACTTTACCCACGTCATGCGAACGGTGACGCTCCAGGACCTCTTTACCGGAGTGGGTAAGAGCTTTTTCTTTGCTCTTATCATTTCCGTCATTGCATGCTACAACGGTCTCAACACCCGGGGCGGTGCGACCGGCGTGGGCCGTGCCACGACAGAGACTGTCGTTATGGCCTCCATCGGTGTTCTGGTTTCAGACTTCTTCATCACCAAGATTTTCATGATCCTCTTATGA
- a CDS encoding tetratricopeptide repeat protein, whose protein sequence is MKSFLAMSFVILTGCATVQNPPVSFSYPCTQQNPCAISTAHSMDVLLRGQMHTCGGTFKAESIEPMNGQYRLRAKCTQCGKEVDFFFTGERITEDDGTLLAAFRHAAQLIQDGMAVDAIPWIEDLIQREPLFVGARLLLTEALLSTGQIDQAKSALAGLESVTKSHPELYRLRAELEIALGDAEAYQKDIELYSQLFQLQIDANAP, encoded by the coding sequence ATGAAATCATTTCTTGCCATGAGCTTTGTCATCCTGACCGGGTGCGCGACCGTTCAAAACCCACCCGTTTCCTTTTCCTATCCCTGCACACAGCAAAACCCCTGTGCGATTTCCACCGCCCATTCGATGGATGTACTTCTTCGGGGGCAAATGCACACCTGCGGAGGGACATTCAAGGCTGAATCCATCGAACCGATGAACGGTCAGTATCGTCTCCGTGCAAAATGTACCCAGTGTGGTAAAGAAGTCGATTTTTTCTTCACGGGAGAGAGAATCACCGAGGACGACGGCACTCTCCTGGCGGCCTTTCGACACGCCGCCCAGCTTATCCAGGATGGCATGGCCGTGGATGCCATTCCCTGGATCGAAGACTTGATCCAGCGGGAACCCCTCTTCGTGGGGGCCCGCCTTCTCCTGACCGAAGCACTCCTCTCGACGGGACAGATCGATCAAGCGAAGAGCGCCCTGGCAGGCCTCGAATCTGTTACGAAGAGCCATCCGGAGCTCTACCGGCTCCGCGCCGAACTGGAAATCGCCCTCGGCGACGCGGAGGCGTACCAGAAGGACATCGAACTTTACAGTCAGCTCTTCCAGCTGCAGATTGATGCCAACGCCCCCTGA